CTGCATGACGTTCCCGTACCTGCTCTCGCTTCATGCGCAACTCCAGAAATGACGATGCCGCCAAAGCAGGGCTTTGGCGGCATCAGGCTAGCGGTCGACATTCTATCAGCCAGCGCTCAATCAACCGGCGTTCTGTTAACCAGAGATGCAAGCCGTAGCGGCGCGCTGGATATCTTTTGGCCGGACCGGCACGTTGGACATCCGCTCGTGGAGCTTGATACCACTGCCGCCGGAGCGGTCTTCGATATCAAACACGGCGGCCGGGCCGGAGGCCAACTTGCCTGGAACGATGACTTGCACGCCTTCCTTGTGCGGCTCGATCTGCAGGGCACCACGGCTGCTGGCGAGTTTCTCGACCAGGCATTGCGCGTACTCGTGAGGCTTTTTACCTGAAATCACGTTCATGGTCGGCAGCGTCTCGTTGATTTCTGCGACATTTGCACAACCACTCACCGCCAAGGCAAGCGGCAGAACCAGGACACCCCATTTCATATAAAACCTCCGATAAAGACCCTCCGACAGCGTAAAGACTGTTTTTCTCCGGGGCTCGTTGCATTTATCGCTCATAGAATTCCGAATAAGCGTTTTTAATTGTCAAACACGGCGCTGACAGCGGGATAATAACCCGTTCGGGCTGATAAACTCTGCCAATTGTCCTGCTATCGTTTTGATTTTGTAGAAAAAGCCCTTCTGGAGGCGCCTCATGAAATTTATCCACCAGCGCGAGCACCTCAACGAGGACGACATTGTCGTCATTCAATGCTCGCAAACCTGCAACATTCGCTTGATGAACGACGCCAATTTCCGCAGCTTCAAAAATGGCGGCCGCCACACCTATCACGGCGGCGCTTTCGATACGTTCCCGGCCCGCATCACCGCGCCGAGCACCGGTTTCTGGAAC
The window above is part of the Pseudomonas prosekii genome. Proteins encoded here:
- a CDS encoding fimbrial protein; the protein is MKWGVLVLPLALAVSGCANVAEINETLPTMNVISGKKPHEYAQCLVEKLASSRGALQIEPHKEGVQVIVPGKLASGPAAVFDIEDRSGGSGIKLHERMSNVPVRPKDIQRAATACISG
- a CDS encoding DUF1883 domain-containing protein, giving the protein MKFIHQREHLNEDDIVVIQCSQTCNIRLMNDANFRSFKNGGRHTYHGGAFDTFPARITAPSTGFWNITIDMVNSRKAISVTRKPTLT